The Wolbachia endosymbiont (group B) of Gerris lacustris genomic interval CTCTAATTAGGCAGCGCATCCCAATAAACTATTTTGCCGAGCTTCCAACACTCTTACATTTACTATTTTATCTTTGTATTTATCGTCAGGGTCATCAATACACACTGATTGCATATATGGGCTTTTACCAATTATTTGATTTTGGTGTTTACCTTTTTTATCGCTGAACAAAGCAGGAATAGTTTTCCCCACCATACTCTGATTAAACTCAAGTTGTTGCTTGCTAATTAATTCCTGTAACTGAAGAAGGCGCTCTGTTTTAACCTCTTCTGGTACTTGATCTTTTCTTTCCGCTCCCGGTGTACCTGGTCTTGGGCTATATTTAAAACTATAAGCCTGAGCATATTTTACTTTTTCTACTAATTTCATAGTTTCTTCAAAATCTTTTTCAGTTTCTCCAGGAAAACCAACGATAAAATCAGAAGAAAATTCAATTTCAGGTTTCAATTTGCGCAATCTGTCTATTATTTCCAAATACTCCTCTGCAGTGTGCTTCCTGTTCATTGCGTGCAATATTTTATTCGAACCTGATTGCACAGGTAGATGAACAAACGGCATGAGTTTTGATTCCTCCGTATGTACCAAGTAGAGAGATTCGTGCATATCTCTTGGATGAGAAGTTGTGTAGCGGATTCTTTCTAGCTTTTCAATTTTAGCCATGTAACTAATTAATTTTCCTAAATCCCACACTTCTCCTTCGCACTCCCCATGATAAGCATTGACATTCTGACCAAGTAAAGTAATTTCCTTTGCCCCATTTGCAACTAACTTTAATGTTTCACGGAATATTTCATTTACTGGTCGTGAATACTCAGCCCCGCGAGTGTAAGGGACTACACAAAACGTACAAAATTTATCGCAACCCTCTTGTATAGCAAGAAACGCAGAAGACCCTTGATTATTGCCATAACATTCATTTGGTAATTTATCAAATTTCGCAACTTCAGGAAAATCAGTATTTATTACATGACCTTTACTTCTACTTGCTTTAACTATCAGCTCCGGTAAAGCAGCGATACTCTGCGGACCAACAACAATATCAACAAAAGGAGCTCTTTTAAACACTTCTTCTCCCTCTGCTTGCGCTACACACCCAGCCACCACTATGGTCATTTCTTTATTTTTTTGTGATGAGTGAATCCTTCCAAGCTCTGAGTAAAGCTTTTCTGCTGCCTTTTCTCTAATATGACAAGTATTTAATATCACCAAATCAGCTTGTTCTGCATCACTCACAACACTGAACCCTAGAGGCTTAACTATATTCTCCATTAAAACGGAGTCATAAACGTTCATCTGACAGCCGTAAGTTTTAATGTATAGGCCTTTCATATTTAAAATTCTTCACACAAATTCTAGCAAATTATACGAAAAACTGGGTTCTAGTACAACAGCCAATAAAGATTGCTTGACAAACCTTCTCACTTTCCTTACTACTAACAGTAGCGGTATTTTAAGAGCTCAAAAATTTATCTCCGTCTGCAGACTTTTCAGTCAATTTTTCAACAAAAAACGTAGTGTATCTTCTTCAGCACGTGTTCAAATTCTGTTGTATGTGCGCTGCATTTTCTTTCTAATCTTTTTTACACAGGAGGATTTTATGTCTAGAATTCCAGATACTTGACCTTTATTCTTAAGCTAAAAACCGATTGGTACCTATGGTTTTTATAAAGAAAGTGCAAAAAATACTTTAAAGAATATGAAATAAAGGTAGAAAAGGTTTGAGTAACCAAAAACCGTTTCCAGGCATAAGTTTGCCATGCATACCTAAAAAGTAATTACACTAATATAATATTCACACTTATATGCCAATATAGATATAATACTAATTAAAGAGCATGTTATGCAAGAAGAAGTATCAGATTTTGCAGATGTTCTTTGTCAAAATAAATGTGATTTCTTTCAGGTGACACCCTCCTATATCTTTCTTTAGGTTATACAGAAGTCTAACACAATTATAGAACAAGCTTAAAAGTTCTGGTAAAGTAGTTTTATTTACAAAAGATATGCTACTTGATATTGAAAAACGCAGCATAACAAATGCACTGTGGAAGTTACAAGAAGCAGATCAAAGGGAAATCTTAACTCTTATACAGAGATTTGAGTTGCCAGAAATATTAGCAAGAATATTAGTTAGTCGTGGTGTTAACATCGAAAATGCACATGACTTCTTACATCCACTAATCAGATCGCTATTACCAGATCCCTTTCACCTCCTTGATATGGATAAAGCTGTTTCTCGCATAATAAAAGCAATAAACAATAATGAAAATATTGCAATATTTGGTGACTACGATGTTGATGGAGCAACATCGTCAGCATTGATTAATAGGTATCTAGGAACGATTGGAACACACTCTATAATCTACATTCCAGATCGTGTTGATGAGGGCTATGGATTAAACGTAGATGCTTTATTACAACTTAAAAAGAACGGAATTGATTTATGTATTTCTGTTGATTGCGGTACGCTTGCATATCAACCGATAGAAGAGGCAAGGGTTTTTGGACTTGATATTATAGTTGTCGATCATCACCTTGGTACAGAAAAATTACCAAGTGCTGTAGCAGTTGTTAATCCCAACCGCCTTGATGAGAGCTCTCCTTATACTAACCTTGCAGCAGTTGGAGTGTCATTTCTGCTAATTGTTGCCCTTAACAGAAGCCTACGTGAGCAAGGATTTTTTACCCACAAAAAAGAACCAGATTTATTTGATCTACTGGATTTGGTTGCTCTTGGAACTGTTTGCGATGTTATGCAGATTATAGGCCTAAATAGAGCATTTGTTTTGCAAGGATTAAAAGTTATGTCAGCAAGGAAAAACGTTGGCTTGCGTGTTTTGTTTGATGCTTTGGGAATCCTTGAAAAACCAAGTGTTTCACGGTTAGGGTTTAACATTGGGCCATGTATAAATGCTGGAGGAAGAATTGGAGAAGCATCACTCGGTGCAAGGTTGCTTTCCACTGATAATGAAGAAGAGGTGCATTCAATCGCACTAAAATTAATAGATTTAAATAATGCAAGAAAAATGCTAGAAAATGAGGCTATTTTGGAAGCCACAACACAAGCGGAAAAATTTGCGCAACTAGGTATAAATTTTATAATGGTAAGCGGCAATTGGCACCAGGGAATAATTGGTATTATTGCATCAAGACTAAAGGAGCAATTTCACTTACCAACAATAGTGATATCTTTAAACAATGGAATAGGAAAAGCAAGTTGTAGGTCAATTTCTGGAGTAGATATTGGTGCCGCGGTTCTTTCTGCAAAATTTACCAACCTAATCATTGAAGGTGGTGGTCACAGTATGGCAGCGGGATTTTCGATTAAGGAAGACAAAATAAGTGATCTACATGATTTTTTTACTGAAAGATTTGCAAACTCTACAAATGACAAAATCATAAAAGCCGATGGCATAGTAACAGCTAAAGCAATAAACTTATCCCTGTGGAACCAACTGCAACGCTTAGAGCCATTTGGTGTTGGCAATCCTGAACCGAGATTCATCATTCAGGGGGCAAAGATAAGAAAGCCGGAAGTTATAGGAGTTGATCATATAAAATGTTTTATTACTGACGACAATGTTATGGTAAGAGCTATTGCGTTTCGCTCTGCAAATACTGAGCTTGGCTCTGCTATCATGCAGGGTAATGTTAAATCAATTTTAGGTAAAATCTCTATGAATTACTGGAATGGCAATGAATTTGTGCAGTTTTTAATAGAAGATGTGTTGACTGTTAGCTGATTTGTACCTGTTCAGGGACGTGGCTAATGTGCAAATATTGAAGCAAAAGTGGTGTCATTCCAGTGCTTGACACTGGAATCCAGACTTTGATTGTTATACTCGTAAATAAGTCTGGTGAGAATAAGAGCTCATCTTAAATGCAGTATTTTTGTTGAAGTAGCTCAACTGGATCCCAGTGTCAAGCACTGGGATGACACCATTTGTTATAAAGACTTACCGCACTTTTGCTCTATGATTATCTTTTTAGATCACCTTGTCTACCTTATTCTGCCACTCCGCTGAACGGGTACGCTGATTTTACAACAATTACCTATCAATCTCGCCAAAAACTATATCAAGTGAACCGATAATTGCTGCAATGTCAGCAAGCATGTGTCCCTTTGCCATGAAATCTAAGGCCTGTAAATGCGCAAAGCCAGGTGCTCTTATTCGACATCTATAAGGTCTATTGGTACCATCTGAAACTATATATACTCCAAACTCGCCTTTTGGTGCTTCAACAGCTACGTAAGCCTCACCTTCTGGCACATGATATCCTTCTGAATAAAGCTTAAAATGATGAATCATAGCTTCCATGGATTCTTTCATTTCCGCTCTTGGCGGTGGAGAGATCTTTCTATCTTCAGTCTTTATTGGCCCTTCAGGCATCTTCTCTATGCATTGCTTCACCAAGCTGATAGATTGTCTGATCTCCGCCATTCTTACTAAATAACGGTCATAACAGTCACCATTTTGGCCAATTGGTATATCGAAATCTAATTGGTCATATATCTCATATGGCTGGCTTTTTCGCAGATCCCAAACAAGCCCAGCAGCACGGAGCATTGGTCCACTAAAGCCCCAATCAAGCGCCTGTTTTATTGATATTTCACTAATTCCTACAGTGCGTTGCTTCCATATCCTATTTTCTGTCAAAAGCTCATCAACATCATCTATATACTTTGGAAATTGCTCTATAAACTTTGCAATATCCTCAATCAAACCTTCTGGAATGTCTGCTGCAAGTCCACCTGGCCTTATATAAGCTGCGTGAAATCTTGCACCTGAGGCCCTTTCATAGAACTCGAGTATTTTTTCTCTCTCTTCAAAGAGCCATAAAAGAGGAGTCATCGCCCCAACATCAAGCGCTTGAGAAGAGACATTCAGTAAATGATTTAGTATCCTTGTTAGCTCACAAAATAAAACACGCAAATATTTTGCCCGAATTGGAATTTCACATTGCAACAATTTCTCTACACATAACGAATATGCATGCTCTTGTGACATTGGTGACACATAATCAAGGCGGTCAAAGTAAGGCAGAGCTTGAAGATACGTTTTATGCTCTATTAGCTTCTCAGTACCACGATGCAAAAGCCCAATATGAGGATCTGCTCTTTCGATGACTTCGCCATCCATCTCTAAAACAAGGCGTAGCACCCCATGTGCAGCTGGATGCTGAGGACCAAAGTTTAACATCATTGTCTTTAGATCAGGCATGCTTTGGTAGTTTAAGGTATTGAAATTGTATAGGGTAAAATGTGCTTAAAGTCAATAGGCTTCTTGCACAAGTACAACTATCGTTACAATAGAAAAACTCCTTAAAAATTCACCATCTCCTTATGATCTGATAGATAATATTTATTTGAACTACAATTATTATACTTGTGTTGATTAAGGTAGCAAAATTATGTATAGATAATTTTGACTAAAAAATAGTTTTTCAAGTTTTATTTTGGAGTAATCAAAATTAATGAAAGACAATAAATACAACTTAGGTTTAAGAATCATTCATTGGTTAATGTCTGCTCTTATTATTGGAATGCTTTGTTCTGGACTATACATGAAAAGTTTGCTGATTAGCAGTGAAATTAAATTCAGCATATACGCTATTCATAAGGCTTGCGGTATCACCGTTCTTGGATTAATTATAGTACGCATATTTTTTCGCGTCTTTACTTATGTTCCACCACTTCCAGCCAATTTTTCTCGATTTGTAATTAATGCGAGCAAAACGATACACTTTTGTTTATATGCTTTGATGGTGCTAATGCCACTATCTGGTTATGTCATGTCTTCTGCTTCTAGCAAAGAGATCAAATATTTTTTCCATATTCCTTTGTTAATTAATCAGAATGAAGATCTAGCTAGTGCAGCTAATCAGCTACATTCAATTCTTGCATATTTTATGATACTCTTTATAATCTTACATATACTTGGCGCTTTGAAACATACATTCATAGATAAACAAAATATTTTTAAACGTATGATATAGGTTATATGTTAAGTAGCCTCTGGAAAAAAGGAACGAATTTTCTCGGTAGTGAATTTGCCATAATGGGTGGTGCCATGAGCTGGGTTTCAGAGAGAAATTTAGTTTCGGCAATTTCAAATGCCGGTGGTTTTGGTGTAATTGCATGTGGCGCAATGTTTCCAGACTTACTGAAAAAAGAAATCATAGAAACACAAAAATTAACTCATAAGCCATTTGGTGTAAACCTAATTACTATGCACCCAAATTTGAGTGAGTTAATAGATATATGCATTGAAACAAAAATAAGCCACATAGTTCTCGCTGGCGGGTTACCAAAAAAGCCTAATATAGAAAAAATCAAGAATGCAGGTATTAAAGTTATGTGCTTTACACCAGCATTAAGCCTTGCGGAAAGGTTAGTAAAAATGGGAGTAGATGCATTGATAATAGAAGGAATGGAAGCAGGTGGGCACATAGGTCCAGTTAGCACTTCTGTTCTCGCACAAGAGATATTACCTCATTTTAAAAACGAGAAAACACCAATTTTTGTTGCAGGTGGAATAGGAAGAGGCGAAATGATAATGAACTACCTAGAGATGGGAGCAAGTGGCTGTCAAATAGGTACATTATTTGTCTGCACGAATGAGTCAATCGCTCATAAAAATTTTAAAGAAGTATTCATCAAATCAGCTGCGCGTAATGCTGTGTCTTCTATACAGATCAGCGCTGATTTCCCTGTAATTCCAGTAAGGGCTATAGCTAACAAAGCAAGTGACGATTTTATGAAGCATCAAAGAGACATTATCGATAAATATCAAAATGGAGAAATCTCAAAAGAAGAGGGGCAACTTGAAATAGAAAAGTTCTGGGCTGGAGCTTTAAGAAAAGCTGTGATTGAAGGAAATATTGAAACAGGATCTTTGATGGCAGGTCAAAGTGTTGGCATGGTTGACAGAGAAAAGCCTGTAAAAGAAGTGATAGATATGCTAGTTCAACAGGCAAGCAATTATGTTGAAATGTAAAATCAGTAATCAGCAAAGAAAATAGTTAGCAAATTGCTATAATTATCCGCAATAAGGCATAACTACCCAGTTTTAATGCAAAATTAACGCTAAAGAGGTACTCATACATTTTATTTATATGAGAGGAATGTTATGTTTGACTCAGGTTCATATGATAGGAGAGTGATGTTTGATAGTATGGCAGGAGGAGGTATTACTCATGAATTTCCTAGCAGTCCTACTAAAACTTCAGAGTCTTTAGGAAAAGAAGTCGAGAATCCTTTTGCACTAGAAACAAAAGAGTTGCACGAAATTATACACAAAAAGGTAACAAAAAAAACACATAATCATAAAAACCTAAAAAAGGAAGATGGGACTATCACAAAATGCATAGAGTTGTTCAGCAAAGGAGCTGATCCTAACGTATTAATTGAATTAGAAAAGTCACTGAGAAAAGAAGAATATCAAAAATATTATAATTATTACACTGAGAAATTTCTTCCAGCATTGAAAACAAAAGTGATAGAGTCAGAGGAATTAATGAAACCTTCAGTACTTAATAATGAAAAAAAATCATCACAAAGATCACCAACAATAAAAGGGAAAATATTAGGAATAATTTCAGGGATTACTAATAAAAGTAGTGACAAAAATCATTCTAGTAGCACTATTCAAAATCAAAAAAGTCATCAAACAGATAGACAAGATAATGCTATGGGATTATTTAAGAAAAAAAGTTTTCCTAGTGAAGTTGCAGTTGCTGAAAGTTCGGATAGTAGTGCTCTAGATAGGTATTCTTTAACTAAGGGTGTAAGTGGAACAGGAACCCCTGGAACGTATAATCCCTTGGGAAGTTTAGATAATTATGATGCTTCAACAGTTCTTATATCAACACAACCGCAAGCAAGAAAGGAGATCGCACAATCACAATTGAATGGCTTCTCTAGACAATTTTGTGAGGATTTAGAAAATAAAAACCCTAGTACAACTGCAGATCCTGTAGAAGTGCCAAGAGGTACAAATACTTCTAAACTCAGTAGTAGTAGTGATTTAGATAGTGGAATAAATTCATCTGGCTTGGCATCAAGTAGCAGAAGAAGCAACTTAACTTCAGTAACAAGCATTTCATCTGAGGAAAGTGTATACTTAAAATCAAACTCTGCTGAGGAAGATAATGATTTGCAACCAAAAGATGAAGGAAAAACAAAATTAGCACATCCGAACAAAACAAGGCCCAAAGGGCCAAGCGGAAGAAGATCTCCTTCTAAAGATCATGGGAAGATTGAAGATCAAGTTAAAAAAGAATCATCTCAGTGTGTGATCTTAGTGACAGGTAGTCAGGCAATGCAATCCGAAAAAAAAGAAGCTGCTAATTACGAAAATAAGAGTAAAGTTAAAGAACCTCATAATAAAAATCTTCACGTCGCACTTGTAACAAGTTCTGCTCTCTTAGCAATAGGGTGCATTGTTGCAGGAGCAATGACATCAGGATTAGTAGGAGCAGGACTGTTTGTGGTGGCTGCAGTGTTTGCTACAGCAGCAGCTGCTGAACTATATTCAAATATTCTGTCAAGTAAATTGACATCCATTAGTGTGAGTCCTCTTATTGATAATAAAGAGCTTACAGCATGGTAAAAATTAAATATGAGTTACTTATGGTGAGCAAGTGAATTCGGTTCTTGTCTATTGATGTAAAAATTGTTATAGTTGAAAAGTATCTTAAAGGTATTTAGCTGATGCATATTCAATTGGGTAGGATTTTTGCTATTGTAGCTCTGTTAAGTTTTATCTTCATGTCATGTCCTAGTAAAGCAAGTGATGAATTGAAAAATATACCAGGAACGTTGAAAGAACTTATTTCTTCATTTTCAGTTAAAGATACCGTAGAAAATATGAGTCCCTCAACAATTATAGGTTTATGTATAGCTACAGTGATACTTGCAGTAGTGTTCAGAGGCCTAATTTTTTTCATGATAATGTTTGGCGTACTGATCATGATGTTTGGAAGCACAGAAAAGGCAACAGATTACCTAAAAGAAAAATTCAACTTTGTAAAGGACATACAGTTACAATCTGATAGCAAAAAGGAAGATGAGAATTAAGTAAGATAGATGGTTCTTTATTATCTTTTTATTGAATACGCATGATATTGTATGCAACCAAAAGTACCAGCCACTAGCTCTAATTCTGAAAAAAAGAACAATTTAGCGTTACTAGAAAGTATTAATTTAGATTTTATCCCTTATGCTTGCCACTACGATGAAGAAACTATACTAACAAAACAGGGGGAATTGTTAAAAATAATCAAGTTAGAAGACTATTCTTCAGTTGATAACTATGGTGATCTTAGAACTGAAATTAGAAAAAGTATATCAAAAAATATCAAGAGTTTATATTTTACAGTTTGGATTCACACTGTCCGAAAGCGCAATAAATTGAGCTTAAAGTGGAATAAAACTGCAGACTTTTCCGATCAGCTACACTCAACGTGGTTTAATAAACTAGTTGATAGTAAACTACAGTATATAAATGAGCTGTACATTGTGGTGTTACTCAGTGATTTTGGCAAACATATTAATAATGCATTTTTTTTTGGCGGGATAAAGAGTAGGCACAAGTTATTTTTACAAAAAAATCATCAAGAATTGCAAAAAATAACTGACCTGATTCAAAAAGATTTAGAACCTTTTGGAGCTAAAAAACTGGGCCTTAGGTCTAGTGAAGGCAAAACATATTCTCAAATGATGGAATTTCTCCATTACATTATTACATTAACGCACAAAGATTATCCAATATGTGAAAGGGATCTATCGCAGCATGTTAAAAACCTAAAAGTAGCTTTCGGTTTCAATAAATTTCAAACATCGTTTGAAGGTCAACAGAAGTTTGGTTCTATTTTTTGCATAAAGGAATATCGAGAAATCCCCTTAGAAAATATAGATAGGTGTTTGCAACTTGACTCTGAGCTTATCATCACAGAAATAATAATATTTACTAGTAATAACAAAGCAGTAAAAGAATTTAAAAAACAAATTAATATACTGCAAATCAGTGAGGACAATACCTTACTTCAAAATTCAGGAATAAATGAAATAATAGAGCTTGAAAAAATTTCTGCTATGGATTTTTGTCAACAGAAAATTATTTTTACAATCTTTGCAGATGATAAGAACAGATTAGCTAAAAATATCAGCGATCTATCCTCTGTAATGTCATTAATCGGTTTGATGATGTTTAGAACTGATCTGCACATGGAAAATCATTTTTGGGCACAGCTTCCTGGAAACTTTGCTTTTGTTACACAACCAAAAAATATATTAGAAAAATATGCTTGCAGCTTTGCTATGTTGCACGATTTTACATCAGGTACGTTAAAAGGAGGAAGATGGAAAGAAGCAGTAACAGTCTTTTTTTCAAAAAAAGGTAGCCCTTACTTTTTTAACTTTCATGGAAAAAAAAATAATGGTCATACCACAATACTTGGAGCTCCAAATTCAGGTAGAACCTCACTGATCAATTTCTTACTTTCGGAATCAAGAAAATTTAACCCTAGGATTGTTATATTGGATAATACTGGAAAATCAATAATATTTACTAAAGCAGTAAGCGGCCAATATTACATAATTGATCCAAAATATAAAGATAAAAGTCTAAAATTCAACCCACTGAACATTGAAGATAGTGCTTCTAATCGCAATATGCTTGTTGAATTGATCAAAAGGATGGTTGCAGATGCAAGTTTGGTAGACGTAGAAGAAAAGACAAAAAAAATTGTAGATTCTATATTTGCTATACCAAGAGAATCGCGCTCTATTTCTCAAATTTCTGAGGTACTTTTACTTCTTGGGGGCAAAATAAGTAAATGGTGTGGTGACGGTGAATTTGCTTACTTATTCCAAGATGGTGATGAGTCAGATATTGACTGGGGAACAAAAACTATATCCCTCAATACTGCAAATCTCACTAAGCAAAAAGAATGTATGTCCGTGATACTTTACTATTTCTTATACTCTTTCGAAGCAAAATGTGATGGCTCACCTGCAATACTTGTTTTGGATGAAGCATGGGAGATAAGTAATATTTTTCCTACAGAGGAAGAGTTTGACGACTGGATGCAAAGAATGACAAAGTTAAATGTTGTAGTAATTCTAAGTACTGAAAACTTAAACCTAGCATTTGCTAGCAAGTTTACTCAATATTTAGATAAGCATGTCGATACAAGGATCCTGATGCCGAACATAAATGCAAATAGGTTATACATGAAAGCATTTTCTCTGTCGAAAGAGGAACTGAATGTCATTTTGCAAACACCAACACAGGAAGGTTTATTTTTGATAAAGCAATACAAAGGTTTAGTAACTTTAAATCTAGATTTGAAAAATATGAAAGAAATACATGTACTTTCAGCTAATAAAGAGACTATAAAGTATATGTATGAAGCAATAAAGGAAAAGGGCGAGAAAGTGAGTAAGTGGTTACCGGTGTTCTATGAAAAATGTAAAGCTTAATCTTTTATTGATATTCTCCTTGATATTTTGTCTTTCTTATCAAGGATATGCTGATTGTCCGCGTTTTGTAGAGAGCAATACTAAACTTGAAGCTGCAGGAAGTAAAACAGGTAAAGGCTTTTGGAAGATTATTAGCCTTGATTGGAGCAATATAGATTTTGACAAAAAATTATTGCAATTTATTAAAGTTACAGCAGTAAATAATCAGGGACCAGAAGGTTACTTCGATCCAAAGATTAAGGTCTGCGATTACGAAGGGAACGACAACTGTTATATATTATCCACTGGAACATTCTGCCACCAGATATATGGAACGCAGAGTACAGGAGCTGGAGTTTCTGCTGCAGCTTTTATTGATTGGGAAGGGGATAAAACAAAAGCTGGAGGAGAAATTGCCCAAGGTCTTGGATGGGAATGGGCAGATGGTGTTACTGATGAGGAAAAAAGAAGATTTACTAACTCTCCTAAAATATGTGCTTGTAGTCAAAAAGGGGCTTGTATGGAAGCTTTTTTTGGAGGTCTTTCTAGAATCTTTTCAGGGGAAAATATTTTCCGTCCAGGGAATATGGAAAACGTTTGCGACACTTGTTCATGGAACGGAAGGAAACAAAAGGTAAAATGTGCCCCTGTGCCGCTTGCACCTGGTCCGCCTCCGTTTTGTGAGCAACTTGCGATGTCACCTCCACGAGTTAGAATTGTACCTATAAGAAACCAAGACAACGATTACTTTAATCCGAGAGTTGGAGTCATTATTGGCGAATTGAAGGAAAGAAGGGAGATATATGTTCCATCTGCTGTTTCAAATCACAAGAACATTCCAAATTGGACATATCCCATTTCAGATAAAGATACTATCCATTATTTCAAAACCTATAGAAAAAAAGGTCGCCTCTGTGCTGAATATTCTGGTACTGAAAGAGAAGAATCAAAAAGAAAATTACAATTTCCTGCTCGCTGCTTTCCAGCACCACCTGCTCCAAAGCCTGAGGAAATAAAGGTAGTAAATGGAAATACGCTAGAGGTAAGAATGAAGATGAGTGAGAACGTTTGTACTTATGACGCACGTGGAACTCACAATAATGGAGTCTGTACTTTTAATGTTAATGCGAATTCTTCTACACACATTGGCCATCTACCTTTAAAAGTAGTAAAGCCAGCAATAGTAGAAAAAACAACCAATAGCAGTAATAGAAAAAGTGATATTGATAATATAATAGAAGGTATATTAAAAAATAACTCGCAATTTGAAGTTCTAGAAAAGTATGGGTATGTTCCTAATATCGAAACAGAATGTAAAGAATATAAGGATGGTAAGTGCAAGCGAGACAATTTAGGATATCCCAAAATAGAAGTAAAATACAAAGAAAATCCTAAAAGTAAAATGCTCTGCCTTTCTGGTTGGCAGCTGGAACCAGAAGAGTTTGTTCTTGAAAAAGGAAGTGAGCTAATATCACTGAAGTCAGTAGGAGCAAGCTATGCTAAACACAATACTGTTTATTCAAAGGAGTCTAATCAGCTTTATTATTTTCCCTGTAACGAAACAATTGAGGTTTTAGCAAAGCCACAAGATGCACTGAATGAAATAATATTCAATAAAAAAGGATATATTTCCATTCCTGCTGAAAATAAGCCTAGAGATAACTGCACGGCGAAAGAGGATAAAGAGGTAGATACAAAACAAAATTGTGACAAATGCAAAATAGTATATGAGTTAATAGATGGAAAGTATGAAGAAAAAAACTGTAATCACGGTGATGATGGTTGCCTCTGCTTTGATGGGGTATGTAATCGCTCAACACAGTATGTGAACAAGGACAACAAGCCTTTTTACTTAAGAGTTTCACAGGATGAAAATGGAGTTGTAAAGAAGTTAGATCATCCAATTAAAGCAAATAGAACAGAAGTCTTTTACGCTGATAAATTATGCAGATTCGATTTAGAGGGTTTAAAAAAGAGATTGCGTGAAATAATAGTAGCACAATTGAAAGGTAGGAAGCAGGAGCTTGAAAGGAGTAATAAAGAGTCTTATGAGCTTGGAGATGGCTATACAAATGACTTATCGATGTATGATTATGTTG includes:
- a CDS encoding DUF350 domain-containing protein — protein: MFDSGSYDRRVMFDSMAGGGITHEFPSSPTKTSESLGKEVENPFALETKELHEIIHKKVTKKTHNHKNLKKEDGTITKCIELFSKGADPNVLIELEKSLRKEEYQKYYNYYTEKFLPALKTKVIESEELMKPSVLNNEKKSSQRSPTIKGKILGIISGITNKSSDKNHSSSTIQNQKSHQTDRQDNAMGLFKKKSFPSEVAVAESSDSSALDRYSLTKGVSGTGTPGTYNPLGSLDNYDASTVLISTQPQARKEIAQSQLNGFSRQFCEDLENKNPSTTADPVEVPRGTNTSKLSSSSDLDSGINSSGLASSSRRSNLTSVTSISSEESVYLKSNSAEEDNDLQPKDEGKTKLAHPNKTRPKGPSGRRSPSKDHGKIEDQVKKESSQCVILVTGSQAMQSEKKEAANYENKSKVKEPHNKNLHVALVTSSALLAIGCIVAGAMTSGLVGAGLFVVAAVFATAAAAELYSNILSSKLTSISVSPLIDNKELTAW
- a CDS encoding type VI secretion protein; translated protein: MQPKVPATSSNSEKKNNLALLESINLDFIPYACHYDEETILTKQGELLKIIKLEDYSSVDNYGDLRTEIRKSISKNIKSLYFTVWIHTVRKRNKLSLKWNKTADFSDQLHSTWFNKLVDSKLQYINELYIVVLLSDFGKHINNAFFFGGIKSRHKLFLQKNHQELQKITDLIQKDLEPFGAKKLGLRSSEGKTYSQMMEFLHYIITLTHKDYPICERDLSQHVKNLKVAFGFNKFQTSFEGQQKFGSIFCIKEYREIPLENIDRCLQLDSELIITEIIIFTSNNKAVKEFKKQINILQISEDNTLLQNSGINEIIELEKISAMDFCQQKIIFTIFADDKNRLAKNISDLSSVMSLIGLMMFRTDLHMENHFWAQLPGNFAFVTQPKNILEKYACSFAMLHDFTSGTLKGGRWKEAVTVFFSKKGSPYFFNFHGKKNNGHTTILGAPNSGRTSLINFLLSESRKFNPRIVILDNTGKSIIFTKAVSGQYYIIDPKYKDKSLKFNPLNIEDSASNRNMLVELIKRMVADASLVDVEEKTKKIVDSIFAIPRESRSISQISEVLLLLGGKISKWCGDGEFAYLFQDGDESDIDWGTKTISLNTANLTKQKECMSVILYYFLYSFEAKCDGSPAILVLDEAWEISNIFPTEEEFDDWMQRMTKLNVVVILSTENLNLAFASKFTQYLDKHVDTRILMPNINANRLYMKAFSLSKEELNVILQTPTQEGLFLIKQYKGLVTLNLDLKNMKEIHVLSANKETIKYMYEAIKEKGEKVSKWLPVFYEKCKA